One genomic segment of Panicum virgatum strain AP13 chromosome 2N, P.virgatum_v5, whole genome shotgun sequence includes these proteins:
- the LOC120661007 gene encoding heavy metal-associated isoprenylated plant protein 41-like, with protein sequence MAGASLEDALAATAAGGNPRLLAGVAADGRRQGVPVIDLTAEEEKEAVATPRGEGVPVIDLAAPGEDEEEGQGVGGPRAGSVPVIDLTQEGSDEEGEQEVKWVGQYSSTQSILLVGDGDFSFSLALAAGFGSGANIVATSLDCYDTLKKKYSEAESNLADLKKLGAVILHGVNAKTMKLRTDLKMRRFDRVVFNFPHAGFKGKEDQPHMINSHRGLVKDFFRSASLLLRPDGEVHVSHKTKHPYRKWNLEGLASEFTLFLVEQVDFHIEDYPEYSNKRGDGLHCDQPFLLGKCSTFKFKIGDIKKMKRVRKLGPMPDSGSSRNAHFNNQQVGFGHLNPTLLVPEMAQPYIPFQMPSMPMCSEFFDHEAVQRCHPAETGCIAQPISDTAGAIPWGHSWHPWTWGSSW encoded by the exons ATGGCGGGGGCTTCGCTGGAGGACGCGCTTGCCGCTACGGCCGCTGGTGGGAACCCCCGGCTgcttgcgggcgtcgccgccgACGGGAGGCGGCAGGGCGTCCCGGTGATCGACTtgacggcggaggaggagaaggaagcGGTGGCAACCCCACGCGGGGAGGGAGTCCCGGTGATCGACTTGGCGGCTCCAGGAGAGGACGAGGAGGAAGGTCAAGGCGTGGGTGGCCCACGCGCGGGGAGCGTCCCGGTGATCGACCTGACCCAAGAGGGCAGCGACGAGGAGGGAGAGCAGGAGGTCAAGTGGGTGGGGCAGTACTCGTCGACCCAGAGCATCCtgctcgtcggcgacggcgacttctccttctccttggcGCTCGCCGCGGGGTTCGGCTCGGGCGCCAACATCGTCGCCACTTCTCTCGACTGCTATg ACACCCTGAAGAAGAAGTACAGCGAAGCAGAATCCAATTTGGCGGATCTGAAAAAATTGGGGGCAGTAATTTTGCATGGAGTAAATGCGAAAACGATGAAGCTTCGTACCGATCTCAAGATGAGGCGGTTTGATAGGGTTGTTTTCAACTTCCCCCATGCAGGGTTCAAAGGGAAAGAAGACCAACCACATATGATCAA CTCACATAGGGGCCTGGTGAAAGACTTCTTCCGCAGTGCAAGCCTCCTGCTTCGACCAGATGGGGAAGTTCATGTCAGCCATAAGACGAAGCACCCATACAGAAAATGGAACCTTGAAGGACTCGCTTCAGAGTTCACTCTCTTTCTGGTTGAGCAAGTTGACTTTCACATTGAGGATTATCCTGAATACAGCAACAAAAGAGGGGACGGGCTGCACTGTGATCAGCCTTTTCTGCTAGGCAAGTGCAGCACTTTCAAGTTCAAGATCGGAGACATTAAGAAGATGAAGAGGGTGCGCAAGCTTGGTCCAATGCCGGACAGTGGGAGCAGCAGAAATGCCCATTTCAATAACCAGCAAGTTGGTTTTGGTCATTTAAATCCAACTCTACTCGTTCCAGAAATGGCCCAGCCTTATATTCCATTTCAGATGCCTAGCATGCCGATGTGCTCAGAGTTCTTCGACCATGAAGCTGTTCAAAGGTGTCATCCAGCAGAAACAG GTTGCATCGCCCAGCCGATCAGCGACACTGCAGGTGCTATTCCTTGGGGTCATTCTTGGCATCCTTGGACTTGGGGCAGCTCTTGGTGA
- the LOC120662722 gene encoding uncharacterized protein LOC120662722, with protein MAVVVAAPVEMGLDAEAGRGGAGGEMPLEVAGNEVVPPVEVGGEGVLPPVERRRRGKGVKWLGHYSSAQDILLVGDGDFSSLALATAFGSGANLVATSLDTYEDLKDKYSKAESNLTELKRLGATLLHGVDTKKMKLHPDLKNRKFDRIIFNFPHAGFKGKEDDLHMINLHRELVRGFFNNALYLLRPYCEIHIRHKTGGAYDRWELEDLASKASLILVDKVAFRQEDYPGYNQKRGDGARCDEAFDLGTCFTFKFRIRDYRKKLNENMTSSISFLGSMTQATETGPFHLFPPDEAWPRQHLPPPLTTVQMPIALEPYRVAQRQYPDFRLNFDGIVRDPYNHQQGNAQPMIRTPQPSLRALPDPGGTIRPPMSRIPCPDLLAPEEPWYRHKPTADARGRDHSCSAWEHPWSLHREHQRGLQRECEMQGLVMPAATSLRHLALLERQQSYREFVQKEQLRRMVALYGCMP; from the exons ATGGCCGTGGTGGTGGCCGCGCCGGTGGAGATGGGGCTCGATGCGGAGGCGGGACGCGGCGGGGCCGGGGGTGAGATGCCATTGGAGGTCGCTGGGAATGAGGTGGTGCCGCCGGTCGAGGTCGGCGGGGAGGGGGTGCTGCCGCCGGTCGAG agaaggagaagggggaAGGGGGTGAAGTGGCTGGGGCATTACTCCTCCGCGCAGGACATACTGCTCGTCGGCGACGGGGACTTCTCCTCGCTGGCGCTGGCCACCGCGTTCGGCTCCGGCGCCAACCTCGTGGCCACGTCCCTCGACACCTACG AGGATCTGAAGGACAAGTACAGCAAAGCAGAGTCAAATCTAACAGAGCTGAAAAGATTGGGTGCCACATTGTTGCATGGCGTTGACACGAAAAAAATGAAGTTGCACCCTGACTTGAAGAACAGAAAATTTGATCGAATTATCTTTAATTTTCCTCATGCTGGCTTCAAAGGAAAAGAAGACGACTTGCATATGATCAA CTTGCACAGGGAGCTGGTGCGGGGCTTCTTCAACAACGCGCTTTACCTTCTTCGGCCTTATTGTGAAATCCATATTAGGCACAAGACAGGAGGGGCGTATGACAGATGGGAACTTGAAGACCTAGCTTCCAAGGCTTCTCTTATTCTGGTTGACAAAGTCGCTTTCCGACAGGAAGATTACCCAGGGTATAACCAAAAGAGAGGAGATGGTGCAAGGTGCGATGAAGCTTTCGATCTAGGCACATGTTTCACATTCAAGTTCCGGATCAGAGACTATCGGAAGAAACTGAATGAAAACATGACTAGTTCAATCTCATTCCTTGGAAGCATGACCCAAGCAACTGAAACAGGCCCATTTCACCTGTTTCCGCCTGATGAAGCTTGGCCTCGGCAACATCTTCCTCCACCACTTACCACAGTTCAAATGCCGATAGCTCTGGAGCCTTACAGGGTTGCTCAAAGGCAATATCCGGATTTTAGACTGAACTTTGATGGCATAGTGAGAGACCCGTATAATCATCAACAGGGCAATGCCCAGCCAATGATCAGAACTCCACAGCCATCTCTGAGGGCTCTGCCCGATCCAGGCGGCACCATTCGCCCACCTATGAGCAGAATCCCATGTCCTGATCTCCTTGCACCTGAGGAGCCTTGGTATCGACATAAACCTACTGCTGATGCTCGAGGGAGGGATCACTCTTGCAGCGCGTGGGAACACCCGTGGAGTCTGCATAGGGAACACCAGCGGGGTCTGCAGAGGGAGTGTGAAATGCAGGGACTGGTGATGCCCGCGGCGACCAGCTTGAGACATTTGGCATTGTTGGAACGTCAACAGAGTTACAGGGAGTTTGTTCAGAAGGAGCAGCTGCGAAGAATGGTTGCGTTGTATGGTTGTATGCCGTGA
- the LOC120662723 gene encoding heavy metal-associated isoprenylated plant protein 41-like, with protein MGCPLSRLRGRGGGAIAGGTRGDHRGRGGGDPQGRGQERGGGGGGGGGRGGGEGEKWLGHYSSGQSILIVGDGDFSFSLALATAFGSRANLVTTSLDTYDALRGKYSKAESNIMELKRLGATVLHGVDEKKMRFHADLKSSRFDRIVFNFPHAGFKGKEDDMHMVNLHKELLWGFFFNARHLVRRYGEIHVTHKTGLPYDRWDLEHLPSRSSLAMVEKVSFRKEDYPGYNQKRGDSARCDEPFDLGACCTFKFQIGDLIALISGLTVGFKARASENLRRLFLRRFDHGYSNAELWLKVS; from the exons atggGGTGCCCGCTGTCGAGGTTGAGAGGAAGGGGGGGCGGCGCCATTGCAGGGGGCACCCGCGGTGATCACCGtggaaggggaggaggagacCCACAAGGCCGAGGACAagagcgaggcggcggtggcggaggaggtggcggaaGAGGAGGGGGCGAAGGAGAGAAATGGCTGGGGCACTACTCCTCCGGGCAGAGCATACTGATCGTCGGCGACGGGGACTTCTCCTTCTCGCTGGCGCTGGCCACCGCGTTCGGCTCCCGCGCCAATCTCGTCACGACGTCCCTCGACACCTATG ATGCTTTGAGGGGCAAGTACAGCAAAGCAGAGTCAAATATAATGGAGCTGAAAAGATTGGGCGCCACGGTTTTGCATGGTgttgatgaaaaaaaaatgaggtTTCACGCTGACTTGAAGAGCAGCCGGTTTGATCGTATTGTCTTCAATTTTCCTCATGCTGGCTTCAAAGGAAAAGAGGACGACATGCATATGGTCAA CTTGCACAAGGAGTTGTTGTGGGGCTTTTTCTTCAATGCACGCCACCTTGTTCGTCGATATGGTGAAATCCACGTTACCCACAAGACCGGGCTCCCATACGACAGATGGGATCTCGAGCACCTGCCCTCTAGGTCCTCTCTTGCTATGGTTGAGAAAGTTTCTTTTCGAAAGGAAGACTACCCCGGTTATAACCAAAAGAGGGGAGATAGTGCGAGATGCGACGAACCTTTTGACCTAGGCGCTTGTTGCACATTCAAGTTCCAAATTGGGGACTTGAT CGCTCTTATTTCTGGACTGACCGTTGGATTCAAGGCAAGGGCATCTGAGAACTTGCGCCGGCTCTTCTTGCGGCGGTTCGACCACGGGTACAGCAACGCCGAACTGTGGCTCAAGGTCTCTTAA